A region of uncultured Desulfobacter sp. DNA encodes the following proteins:
- a CDS encoding thiamine pyrophosphate-binding protein, which yields MEMNGAQLIVKLLERQGIKIIWGIPGGATLPLYDALYQSPIRHILTRHEQGAGFMAQGMARTTGKAAVCTATSGPGATNLITALADAHLDSVPMVAITGQVPTALMGTDAFQEVDTYGLTLPVTKHNFLVKAAADLLTVIPEAFRIAESGRPGPVVVDVPKDVQTQKVRFGQWPEPGVPGPVLWRDNGDLERMAEMIRQSKRPMFYVGGGVVASGGADLLRWAAQKNGIPVVSTLMGLGGPWPMTIRFS from the coding sequence ATGGAAATGAACGGCGCACAACTGATTGTAAAACTCTTGGAACGGCAGGGGATAAAAATCATCTGGGGCATTCCCGGCGGGGCCACCCTTCCGCTCTACGATGCACTTTACCAAAGTCCTATCCGGCATATCCTCACCCGGCACGAGCAGGGGGCGGGGTTCATGGCCCAGGGCATGGCCCGGACCACCGGGAAGGCCGCGGTCTGTACGGCAACCTCCGGCCCCGGGGCCACCAACCTCATTACGGCCCTGGCAGACGCCCACCTGGATTCCGTGCCCATGGTCGCCATCACAGGCCAGGTCCCCACGGCCCTGATGGGAACCGATGCCTTTCAAGAGGTGGACACCTACGGGTTGACGCTGCCCGTCACCAAACACAATTTTCTGGTCAAGGCGGCTGCGGACCTTTTAACCGTCATCCCGGAGGCGTTTCGGATTGCCGAATCCGGCCGGCCCGGGCCTGTGGTCGTTGATGTGCCCAAGGACGTGCAGACCCAAAAGGTGAGGTTTGGGCAATGGCCCGAACCGGGCGTCCCCGGACCGGTCCTGTGGCGGGATAACGGGGACTTGGAGCGCATGGCGGAAATGATCCGGCAGTCCAAAAGGCCGATGTTTTACGTGGGCGGCGGCGTGGTGGCATCCGGCGGGGCAGACCTTTTGCGCTGGGCAGCCCAAAAGAACGGGATTCCAGTCGTCTCCACCCTCATGGGGCTTGGGGGGCCATGGCCTATGACGATCCGCTTTTCTTAG